One Mya arenaria isolate MELC-2E11 chromosome 5, ASM2691426v1 genomic window carries:
- the LOC128233689 gene encoding 39S ribosomal protein L40, mitochondrial-like — translation MNLCKLIRCMSVSNSGGHGFHSSTVIGFGVSQVHQGIPTVSKSKKLLLMSQEQLTRRKKKLEKELRRLSRQTIRDLRPIEELETPPQLKKDIMSGRRDRAIDPLTPEQLEQEILLEKEWCRHKMAEHLENCRAFNRLWRTQDRALQMLREESEELYIQAKQLDPKLLEYSLNGPVNTMPIEGYLAQDGKYIDHTDYFDDLEKYEEFAQSLLDKKKR, via the exons ATGTATGTCTGTTTCAAACAGCGGGGGTCATGGATTTCACAGCTCCACAGTAATAGGGTTTGGAGTTTCTCAAGTTCACCA GGGCATTCCGACCGTATCAAAGTCCAAGAAACTTCTACTGATGTCACAAGAACAGCTAACACGCCGGAAGAAAAAACTGGAAAAAGAGCTCAG GCGTTTGTCACGACAAACCATTCGTGACCTACGACCAATTGAGGAGCTGGAGACACCGCCACAACTGAAGAAGGACATCATGTCAGG GCGGCGGGATCGTGCAATAGACCCTCTGACCCCGGAACAACTGGAACAGGAAATCCTCTTGGAAAAGGAATGGTGTCGTCACAAGATGGCTGAACACCTGGAGAACTGTCGCGCCTTCAACCGGCTCTGGAGGACCCAGGACAGAGCCTTACAAATGCTGAGGGAGGAGTCAGAGGAGCTTTATATACAAGCTAAACag CTTGACCCAAAACTTCTGGAGTACAGTTTGAATGGACCGGTGAACACAATGCCGATCGAAGGCTACTTGGCTCAAGATGGAAAATATATCGATCACACCGATTACTTTGACGATTTGGAAAAATATGAGGAATTTGCTCAAAGCTTGTTAGACAAGAAGAAAAGATAA
- the LOC128234921 gene encoding uncharacterized protein LOC128234921 — protein sequence MCEFVCDSACRWIVVSFLVICLACQSNQVTQTCGRLYGVSHGTSRTCVLEPSSIVESSAKVVIRWYKDQVGIAKAKNTFNLTIHRDSTFDYGVYSVDCFEFVNNQYGDVMSASTTCTVNATLFKNEENTEIATTPSGPQLGSSLVIPVTATTPLNGTVISVVAICLVIITVIIAGTVLLVKKKRVSMANAGGRLVEDEGARSGPCVAEDSSSIYNEIDINADDYARIDGSAVIKDSRKKTVGRSPSLPKRPENNVKLSESDNTVADTGGACAKDAKNNYNKDIDKAGDIVVYAKVNKRKTLSSKDEQRKSRKLNEGGGRCRGSMLLPHHDDMSGPTYNNIANQVSKQHSSKATESAAGNELQYAELAHVEADDPERGTSCGADDGAGGIGALKCQYASIDFEQKAFVAPIRKAPSSWYKWKNRKKEKSKCDK from the exons ATGTGTGAGTTTGTATGTGATTCAGCGTGTAGATGGATTGTGGTCAGTTTCTTGGTTATTTGTTTGGCGTGTCAATCGAATCAAGTCACTCAAA CCTGTGGCCGACTTTACGGTGTAAGCCATGGAACATCGCGGACGTGTGTGCTCGAGCCGAGCAGTATTGTTGAGAGTTCTGCCAAAGTCGTTATCCGATGGTATAAGGACCAG GTGGGCATTGCTAAAGCCAAGAATACGTTTAATTTGACGATTCATCGAGACAGCACGTTTGATTATGGGGTATACAGTGTCGACTGTTTTGAATTCGTAAATAATCAGTATGGTGATGTGATGTCGGCGTCAACAACGTGTACTGTCAATGCTACATTGTTCAAGAATGAGGAAAACACGGAGATAG CAACCACACCGTCGGGGCCTCAACTTGGAAGCAGTCTGGTAATCCCTGTCACCGCAACCACCCCGCTTAATGGTACTGTCATTAGCGTCGTAGCTATCTGCCTTGTCATCATCACCGTCATCATCGCTGGCACTGTACTGCTTGTGAAAAAGAAGAGGGTCTCGATGGCCAATG CAGGCGGTCGTCTAGTAGAAGACGAGGGAGCGAGATCAGG GCCATGTGTGGCGGAAGATAGTA GCTCTATATACAACGAAATTGACATAAATGCTGACGACTACGCCAGAATCGACGGCAGTGCAGTTATTAAAGACTCAAGGAAAAAAACGGTCGGACGATCCCCAAGTCTTCCAAAACGACCAGAAAATAATGTTAAGTTAAGTGAATCCGACAATACAGTTGCCGACACCGGGGGAGCTTGTGCTAAAGACGCTAAGAACAACTACAACAAAGATATTGATAAAGCTGGAGACATAGTTGTGTATGCAAAAGTCAATAAGAGAAAAACATTGAGCTCAAAAGACGAACAGAGAAAGTCACGAAAGTTAAATGAAGGTGGGGGTCGTTGCCGCGGAAGCATGTTGTTGCCTCACCATGACGATATGTCCGGACCGACCTATAATAACATCGCAAATCAAGTTTCTAAGCAACACTCATCTAAG GCTACAGAATCAGCCGCAGGTAACGAGCTCCAATACGCCGAGTTGGCTCATGTCGAAGCAGACGACCCGGAGCGCGGGACTTCCTGTGGCGCAGATGATGGGGCTGGAGGAATTGGAGCATTGAAGTGCCAGTACGCCAGCATTGACTTTGAGCAGAAGGCGTTTGTTGCCCCTATAAGGAAGGCCCCGTCGTCTTGGTATAAATGGAAGAATCGCAAAAAAGAAAAGAGTAAATGTGACAAGTAA